Proteins from one Mixophyes fleayi isolate aMixFle1 chromosome 9, aMixFle1.hap1, whole genome shotgun sequence genomic window:
- the LOC142101523 gene encoding 4-galactosyl-N-acetylglucosaminide 3-alpha-L-fucosyltransferase FUT5-like — MKTKKETIYPAKEENEILVLLWQWPSIYRFPLDNCHKDYGITGCKLSYDMSLYSAADVVVIHFPTIMHNINLLPKQPRPHFQRWVWFNREPPLIIKNLDRLDNLINMTMTFRLDSDIFCPYGRLEILKEPQNFTIPTKSKLVSWIVSKWYPGVRRIAYYEELKKHIPIDVYGAKHMKLSRDETLSTISQYKFYLAFENSNYKDYITEKLWSNSFESGAVPVVLGTTRKNYEVFVPRDAFIHVDDFPSPKELAAYLLELDKDDVKYRKYFNWRSKYRVKYGNVPSYMYCKVCRKIRESPRYRVIHSLRKWYLEDV, encoded by the coding sequence atgaaaacaaagaaggAGACAATATACCCAGCAAAAGAAGAAAATGAGATACTTGTCCTGCTTTGGCAGTGGCCTAGCATATACCGTTTTCCATTAGATAATTGCCACAAAGACTATGGCATCACTGGATGCAAATTGTCATATGATATGAGTCTGTATAGTGCTGCTGATGTTGTCGTCATACATTTCCCAACCATAATGCACAACATAAACTTATTGCCCAAACAGCCAAGACCTCATTTCCAACGTTGGGTGTGGTTCAATAGGGAGCCCCCATTGATTATTAAAAACTTGGATAGGCTGGACAATTTGATCAACATGACTATGACGTTCCGACTGGATTCAGATATTTTCTGCCCATATGGTCGCCTTGAAATACTAAAAGAGCCTCAAAACTTCACCATTCCTACAAAATCCAAGCTGGTGTCCTGGATAGTTAGTAAATGGTACCCTGGTGTCCGTCGCATTGCTTATTATGAGGAGCTAAAGAAACACATTCCTATTGATGTTTATGGGGCAAAACACATGAAATTAAGCCGCGATGAAACCCTTTCAACAATATCTCAGTATAAATTCTACTTGGCCTTTGAGAATTCGAATTACAAGGATTACATCACTGAGAAATTATGGTCAAATTCATTTGAATCAGGGGCGGTGCCAGTTGTGTTGGGGACAACTCGCAAGAACTATGAAGTTTTTGTCCCTAGAGATGCCTTTATTCATGTTGATGATTTCCCAAGCCCAAAGGAGTTGGCTGCTTACCTTCTTGAGTTAGACAAAGATGATGTGAAATACAGAAAGTATTTCAACTGGAGATCTAAATACCGTGTAAAATATGGGAATGTACCTTCATATATGTACTGCAAAGTTTGCAGGAAGATAAGAGAAAGTCCAAGGTACCGGGTCATTCATAGTTTGAGAAAGTGGTATCTGGAAGATGTTTAG